In one window of Mercurialis annua linkage group LG4, ddMerAnnu1.2, whole genome shotgun sequence DNA:
- the LOC126676226 gene encoding dirigent protein 22-like, whose product MAKLAIKSASQFITILLLSALINSVSAADQNHEFVKTMDRKLFGLKKEKLSHFRMYWHDIVSGSNPSGVQAVPPLNSSKTGFGSVQMIDNPLTSGPEMSSKLLGQAQGFYAQASQQDIGLLMVMNFAFVQGKYNGSTITVLGRNSVLSKVREMPVIGGSGLFRFARGYVQASTHKFDLTTGDATVEYNIYVLHY is encoded by the coding sequence ATGGCTAAACTGGCCATTAAATCTGCTTCCCAGTTCATCACCATCCTTCTCCTCTCCGCTCTCATCAACTCAGTCTCCGCAGCAGATCAAAACCATGAATTTGTCAAAACCATGGACAGAAAACTGTTCGGTCTCAAGAAAGAAAAGCTGAGCCATTTTCGCATGTATTGGCATGACATAGTCTCCGGCTCTAACCCTAGCGGCGTTCAAGCAGTTCCGCCGCTAAATTCTTCCAAAACCGGGTTTGGTAGCGTACAGATGATCGATAACCCGTTAACCTCAGGCCCAGAGATGAGCTCAAAGTTACTGGGACAAGCACAAGGGTTTTACGCACAGGCTTCACAGCAAGATATCGGGCTTTTAATGGTTATGAATTTTGCTTTTGTTCAAGGTAAATATAATGGTAGTACGATCACTGTTCTTGGCCGGAACAGCGTGCTTTCTAAGGTTAGAGAGATGCCGGTGATCGGAGGAAGTGGGCTTTTCCGGTTTGCTAGAGGCTATGTTCAGGCCAGCACTCATAAGTTTGATCTTACTACAGGAGATGCTACAGTTGAGTATAATATTTATGTGCTCCATTATTGA
- the LOC126678138 gene encoding probable calcium-binding protein CML49 yields MSGYPHQPSGYGYGGQPPPQQPYGSSPPYGAPPPPQPYGAPSAPYAAPYASPADPNKPLKDKPHALPSGGGGGAAYPPSGSSYGNPFASLLPSAFPAGTDPNVVASFQMADQDGSGFIDDKELQRALSGYNQSFSLRTVHLLMYLFTNTNTRKIGPKEFTEIFYSLQSWRSIFERFDRDRSGKIDSNELREALYSLGFAVSPVVLDLLVSKFDKTGGKSKAIEYDNFIECCLTVKGLTEKFKEKDSTYSGSATFSYENFMLTVLPFLIA; encoded by the exons ATGTCAGGCTATCCACACCAGCCATCCGGTTACGGCTACGGCGGACAACCACCGCCACAACAACCATACGGATCCTCACCTCCATACGGCGCACCGCCTCCACCACAGCCCTACGGCGCACCGTCAGCTCCATACGCCGCACCCTACGCATCACCAGCCGATCCCAACAAGCCACTGAAGGACAAACCCCATGCACTACctagcggcggcggcggcggcgccGCGTATCCTCCGTCTGGCTCTTCATACGGAAATCCGTTTGCATCTCTGTTGCCGTCGGCTTTTCCGGCAGGGACGGACCCTAACGTGGTGGCTAGCTTTCAGATGGCGGATCAGGATGGGAGTGGGTTTATTGATGATAAGGAATTACAGAGAGCTCTCTCTGGTTATAATCAGAGCTTTAGCTTGAGAACTGTTCATCTTCTCATGTACCTTTTCACCAACACCAATACCAGAAAAATAG GACCAAAGGAATTTACTGAGATTTTTTACAGTCTGCAGAGCTGGAGG TCAATATTTGAGAGGTTTGATAGGGATAGAAGTGGAAAGATTGATTCAAATGAGCTGAGAGAAGCACTGTATAGTTTAGGATTTGCAGTGTCACCAGTTGTTTTGGATTTGCTGGTCTCTAAGTTTGATAAAACTGGAGGCAAAAGCAAGGCCATTGAATATGATAATTTCATTGA GTGCTGTCTTACTGTGAAG GGTTTGACTGAAAAATTCAAAGAGAAGGATTCTACATACTCGGGTTCGGCAACTTTCAGTTATGAAAACTTCATGCTAACTGTTCTTCCGTTCCTCATAGCGTAG
- the LOC126678390 gene encoding uncharacterized protein LOC126678390, translating into MFLFCRMSTSLEHLLDNFHVDMTVDMGEVTSGVPNPSTIAVPNPTPDSVNPDLDPASGDQVPAATSESPLLPSKESGPSLKGLPTAGQKRPAEDQAGASAKRPKKKKSSGVSIEEAPRFAAWADAQNPPRLSNVAILHACMENIMIKEDIESIDREHGDNLAEFACLGGFSVVQSIAVLERRRRDAVDQLKKLQRDSESWLSEKQKMEDEAGEATGLIQQLRSSVSTKTREISALEARVRTLSEEVESLQSSSGALTKERDDLKKEEGRLRRRLGDSGSFYSQVMTQYRLAIGAKLREQNPGVDLSGVNQLDPASLAKEVKAKLDKQKQDTLNKA; encoded by the exons atgtttttgttttgtaggatgtcgacttctcttgaacatttgcttgacaattttcatgtcgatatgactgtagatatgggcgaggtcaccAGCGGCGTTCCCAATCCCTCTACAATCGCCGTGCCGAATCCGACGCCTGATTCGGTGAATCCTGATCTTGATCCTGCTTCTGGCGAtcaagttcctgctgcgacttccgagtcgcctctgcttccttcgaaggagtcaggtccttctctgaaggggttgcctaccgccggccagaagcgtcctgctgaggaccaggctggagcttctgccaagcgtcccaagaagaagaaatcttctggggtgtctaTTGAGGAGGCGCCTCGGTTTGCTGCTTGGGCGGACGCGCAAAATCCGCCTCGTCTTTCAAATgtcgccattcttcatgcttgcatggagaatattatgataaaagaggacattgagtccattgatcgcgaacatggcgacaatttggctgagttcgcctgtctcggcggtttttcg gtggtccagtccatcgctgttttggagcgccgccgaagggatgcggtggatcaattgaagaagctccagagagattccgaatcctggctctccgagaaacaaaagatggaggatgaggctggcgaggcgactggtctgatccaacagctgaggtcctccgtatctaccaagactcgggagatttccgctctagaggctcgggttcgaactttgtccgaggaagtcgagtctctacaatcttcttcaggtgctctcactaaggagagggatgatctgaagaaagaagaggggcgtctccgccggcgattgggtgactctgggagcttttattcccaagtcatgactcaataccggttggcgatcggggcaaagctgcgggagcagaatcctggcgtcgatctttctggagtcaatcagttggatcctgcttctttggcgaaggaggtgaaggcgaagcttgataagcagaagcaagacACTTTGAATAaagcttag